In the Quercus lobata isolate SW786 chromosome 5, ValleyOak3.0 Primary Assembly, whole genome shotgun sequence genome, one interval contains:
- the LOC115988976 gene encoding protein DETOXIFICATION 40-like yields the protein MTVSGWVYMISVGFNAAASVRVSNELGAGHPKSAAFSVVIVTLSSAVIAVICAILVLALRHVISYVFTSGSTVADAVSELSPFLAISIILNGIQPVLSGVAVGCGWQAFVAYVNVGCYYIIGIPLGAVLGFKFDLGAKGIWSGMIGGTFIQTLILIWFTFRTDWTKEVEKAKLRLDKWEDKKESLLTD from the exons ATGACCGTATCAGGATGGGTCTACATGATATCAGTGGGTTTCAATGCTGCTGCAAG TGTAAGGGTGAGCAATGAGCTAGGAGCTGGACATCCAAAATCTGCGGCATTTTCTGTGGTGATAGTAACACTAAGTTCTGCCGTCATCGCGGTGATCTGCGCCATCCTTGTTCTTGCCTTGAGGCATGTCATTAGCTATGTATTTACGAGTGGTTCAACTGTGGCTGATGCTGTCTCAGAACTCTCTCCCTTCCTTGCCATATCTATCATACTCAATGGAATCCAACCCGTTTTGTCTG gAGTGGCTGTCGGCTGTGGATGGCAAGCATTTGTTGCGTACGTTAACGTGGGGTGTTACTACATTATTGGTATCCCATTGGGTGCAGTACTTGGCTTTAAATTCGACCTTGGAGCTAAG GGCATTTGGTCTGGGATGATAGGGGGCACTTTTATACAGACTCTCATTTTAATTTGGTTCACATTTCGGACAGATTGGACTAAAGAG GTTGAAAAAGCAAAGTTGCGTTTGGATAAGTGGgaagacaagaaagaatctctTTTGACGGATTAA